One Sporosarcina sp. ANT_H38 genomic window, TATACATTCAATAAGACAATTCTCGAGTCAGACTTACTTACTCTCCTCTTCCCCATGTACAAGCAGGATAAAATAATTTATCCCTCAATTAAGAACATTAACTATATTTCTAATGCACATCTTTCTACTATTCAAGTACTTAATAGAGATGAATTAGCTGATTTCTCAGCAAAATCGACCTTTCAGTAAACCCTCTGATACCCCTCCGAACTCTAACTAATATCAATCTGTGTAAATCACCTCCACACCATCTCCGCAGCTCCAGGTAACATTTAACTGCATGTGACACTATTTGCGTTGGAAAAATTTCAAAAAATTACCTAAGCAAATTAGAACAGCCAATAACTCATACAAATGAATACAAAAACAAAAAAGACTAGACATTCAAGTACATGTCTAATCTCCACTTTATTATTATGAAACTACACGTCTGTTGATTAACCATTTATTCACCTGAAATTCTGGAGAGAAGTGCTTGATAACCTCCGTTGTCACAGGATCATTTCCGGCTCGCTTTCAGCGAAATGTTTATGACAGTTTTTTCGAGTTCCGTCATGCAGAGTCACCCGACACTACGGAGTATCCGATTCAATCCGTTTCATGAATTCCTCTACAGCACTATAACCTTGCTGTTTTAAATACCAGTTATTTGCCGCCGCTTCAATCAAACCTGCAATATCACGACCCGGCTGAAGTTGAATTTGGATATGCGGAATCTGAACGTCCATGTATTCCACAAACTTCGTTTCCTGCTCCAACTCATTATTCAAGTCATTTTCCTTCCACTTGGTCAATTCGATATCTAGTGCAATCCGGGTTTCATCCTGGAAAGCAGCTCTTCCATAAAGGCGAACCACGTTTAACAAACCAATACTGCGCAGCGCGAGAAATTCTTTGCTATTTTCATCGTGCGTGCCGAGCAAAGTTTGAGGGCTAAGTTTTTTCAACACCACCACATCATCTGCTACAAGTCGATGCCCCCGACCAATCAATGTATGAGCCGTCTCACTTTTCCCCACACCAGACTTGCCGCGGAGGAGAATGCCCATCCCTGAAACATTGACACACACTCCATGTATTGCAATTTCTGGAGCCATTGCTTTCACAACATACGCATCCAATTTCGCGCTCAGTTCACTCGTGGAGTCACGCGTGCGTAATACCGGGATTTGCTCTTCCGTACAGTATTGAATAAGGCCTAGTGGCTCTTCCTGTTGGGATGTAATAATGATACAAGGAGGCGCATATTGAACAATATTCGCAATTCGTAACTTGCACTCCTCAAACGTCAGCATATGAAGGTAATTAACCTCGTTTTTACCTAGAATCTGAATATGTTCTGTTGCAATGAAATCAAATTTATCCATAAACTCTAATCCCGGACGACGTACTTTGGATTTTTTTATAATACGATGCAATTGATCGTGTCCGCTCAACACTTCTAATGAAAAGCTCTTAACAATCTCTTCAATCGTAATAGTCTTCATCTATGGTCCCCCATTCTTCGGTCTTCCTTTATTGACCACTTTGTTTAATCGTACACCTAATTAACCGCCAGTGGGTTCTACAACTTTGTGTCCAAATAAGATTTCCCACAAATAAAGACTCTTTTTTAGTAGAGGGTTTTCTGGTGTTACTTTCGCTTCATTTCCCTTAGTCGGCTACTTAACTCACAATAAACCTTATCGAGGTCAGCATACCCTTTATCCCCCAATTTCAACATACTCAACTTCCCAAGCACCGCCTGCAGCTCTGTTTCAAGGCGCAAACGTTCTTCAGCCGTTTTATCAGGTAGCACCGTAGCTTTACGCTCTTTCCATTCGGTATATGTCAGCGATACTTTCCGTACTGTTCCATGCTCAAATAGAAGCACCCCATCCGCAATCCGCTCTGTGAAATAACGGTCATGCGAAGCGAATAGAAGTGTTCCTGGAAACGACTCTAACGTCTTTTCAAGCTCTTCTCTTGAAGGCAAATCAAGATGATTTGTCGGTTCATCCAGGAGCAATACGTCCGTTCCTTCTAGAATAAATTGCATCAGTTTCACCTTCACACGCTCTCCCATACTGAGAGCTGAAAGTGGAAGGTCCCAATGTTTTTTTGAAAAGCCAAGATTCGTCAAATGGGTTCTTATTAATCCCCGTTCGCGAAATGTATCGGCATGGAAATAATCCGCCATCGTCACATCCTTCGGAAAATCATGCGCCGTCTGGCTCAAATAACCAATCGTCATTCCATTCGTTGTCCAAACATCACCTTGAAATCCCTCTTTCCCTAGAATCATCTGGAAAAGCGTTGATTTCCCTGCACCATTTGGACCAACAAGACCAATCCGCTCACCCGCCTGCACCGTAAACGAGACGCCAGCAAATAGTTCATGCTCACCGAATGACTTTCTGACGTCTTTCAACTCCAGTACTCTATTTCCTTTTTTCTTGCGCCCCTTAACGTCAAAGAATACGCCAATTTCAGCTTCAGGCTTCTCAATACGTTCTTTCTCCAATTCCCCTTCTAGTCGTTTGCGTTTCGAACGGATCTGGACATCGCGCTTTTTCGCTTTCATCCGGAAGTATTCCTTTGCACCAGCCTTTTTCGTCGATTCTGCATGCGCCTTCGCAGACCAGTTCTCCAGCTCCGAAATCTGTTCCTCCACTTCTGCAATTTTCCGCTGTTGTTCTTTGTAATGCTTCGCTTGGACTTCCAGGTTCACATCCTTCAGCATCCGGTATTCCGTATAGTTTCCTTTGTAGACTGTTAGCTTACCGTACTCAATTTCAAATACGAAATCCGCTGTGCGATCAATGAAATGTCGATCGTGAGAGACGATAAAATACGTAGCATCACCTTCACTAATAATCTTGATTAATTCCTCCAGACTGTCACTGTCCAAGTGATTCGTCGGTTCATCCAATAGAATAAGCCCACTCTTCTCGGCAAGCGCAGATGAAAGCCTCATCTTCATCCGCTCCCCGCCACTCGCAGAACTATATTCAGCGTGCTCCGGTACTTTCCACTTTCGGCGGTACATATGTGTTTCCGACCGTTCCCAATCAGCTACCCCTTCATCATCCTGCTCCTGCCTGAAGTAAGTGATGGATGGCGGCTTGCTATTCCAATTAATCGAACCCGATGTTGGTGATATTTCTCCCGACAATAGCGTCAGCAGCGTGGTTTTCCCCGCGCCGTTCGCTCCAACAACCGCAATGCACGCCCCTACTGGAATATCTGCTGATACTCCATCAAGGATTACCGTTTCACCATGTGCAACTGATACCTGATTTAATGTCCCAATAAGCATATCCATTCCTCCAAGTGCGGAGGGAACACAAAAATCCCTCCGACATAAAATCGGAAGGATTAGTCATTATTCATCCAAATTCAAAGTTCTCTAAAAAGCCTCTCGTCCGTGCAAAGAGGAAGGAACTTATTTAAATGTGGACAGACTAATCCTATTTTCCGTTAGAATAAAAAATTAAGTTTCCCGGAATCAATAGATTAGTACTTCATTGTCCACACGTCAGTCCTTCCTCTTTCAAAGTTACTCTTATTATATCATATTATTCAGCCAATAAGAAATGATATCTTCACTAGCTTATTCAATATAGTTCCCGTACATCATGGCTGTTGATTAACAATATATTTGATTGAAATACTGGAGAGAAGGGTTTGATAACTTCCATTTTCACTGAACTATTTTCGGACCGCTTTCGACTAACTATTTATGACAGATTTACTGTGGGGTCCTAGTGTGGCTAGAAGTGACTCCGTCACTTCTAGCCACACTTTTTTCAGTAATACTGTTACGAATCGTTGCCTGTTGCGTTCCTACAATGTTCAAATGAAAAATGCAGTTACTATGGAAGAAAAGAATAGATGACTTTCTATAGAAAGTGTAAGTGCCCGAAGATGCAATTTCGGGCACTCTTGCACGTTGTACAATGTGTTCCTTGCTTACTATTAGTAAAGATTGTGCATCTAAGCTTTTGTTGCCTATTAGAAAGTGACACCTTCTCTAAAATAAAAAAGAAAAAAACCATAGAGAAAGCATCAACCGCCAAAACTGCATCTTTGGCGGCTTTTCTCCCGGTAAGAAGCCAGCTATTCTTTCGTCCAAAAATCTTAAGTGCTCTGTGTACTTAAGCATTTGGAGCGCGACGGATAAAGGGCAACCATACGATTACCGAAAAAAAGTGTAGAGATGCGATAAAGTCGCATCCCTACATATCAAGATATATCGATAATCGTACTAGAAGACATTCACTCCAAAGCGATCCAAAAGCACACCTAATATATACGGTGATTGCTATCATTGTGTTACACCTTTAAACCTTTAAGGGACGGGGGGATTCAACTCCGTATGGTGATACAGTGTCCATTTCGTCAACTTGCTCTTGAATGAATAATGCCTCAGGATACCCGTAGCTTCCATGTTCACTCAGATCCAAACCAACTAGTTCTTGTTCTTTCGTCACCCTTAGTTCTTTCATCACTTTTTTCATAACATATAAAATTACAAAGGATACGGAAAATGCATAGGCGGCCGATATAGTTACGCCCATAAACTGTACCCCAAGCTGAGTAAATCCTCCGCCATAGAACAGGCCCTCATGCCCTACAGTTGCCAATTCTGGTGTGGCAAACAAGCCTGTTGATAAAGTCCCCCATACGCCTGCAACGCCATGAACGGAAAGCACGTAAATTGGATCATCGATTTTGCGTTTTTCAAAAAATCTAGCACTGTAAAATACCAGTATTCCCGCAATAAGACCAATGACCACCGACGCCCAAGTCTCTACAAAAGCACATGAAGCAGTAATCGCAACGAGCCCGGCCAACGTCCCATTCAGCATTGTCGGAACATCAGATTTCCCGAAAACGACCCACGAAATAAGCAAAGCACTAATCGCTCCCGCTGCGGCTGCCAAACTAGTATTTAAGGCAATATATCCGAAGAATCCATTCTCTACTCCCAATGTACTTCCTGCGTTAAAACCGAACCAACCTACCCATAATATTAAGACACCTAAAGCAGTGAAAACCTGATTATGTCCACTTAAATTGTTAGCACTACCATCTGCGTTATACTTTCCAACTCTTGGTTTCAATAAAATCGTAGCCGCCAATGCTGCCATCGCTCCTGTTAAATGAACGACTGTTGAACCTGCGAAATCCTGTTTTCCATGCTCCGCCAACCAGCCGCCACCCCAGATCCAGTGAGCAACTACCGGATAGACAGTAATTGAGAACAGCAAGGCAAAAACAAGGTAAACAGTCAGTTTAGCTCGCTCCGCAAAGCCTCCGAATGCAACTGCTAATGAGATTCCTGCAAATGCAAGCTGGAATACAAAGAACACAGCGGTTGAATAAGTACTTCCTTCTACTTCATAACCGGAATAAAAAAAGTCAGACCAACCAATGAAAAAATTCCCGTTTTCACCAAATATAAATCCGTAGCCAACTGCCCAAAAAACAAGCGAGGCAATTCCAAATGTAAATATAGTCTTGCCGGCAATGTGACCAGCATTTTTCATTCTCGTTGATCCAGCTTCCAATAATATAAATCCGCCTTGCATGAAAATGACTAAAATAGCCCCCAACATAATCCAAACACTATTTAATAAGTATAAGTTATCCATCTAAAATTCCCTCCCTCTCTTTTTTTACTACTTCTAATTTAGTTGTGATGCGGGATTTCAAACGTAACTATGTTAACACTTCAGCTATCTGTTAATCCTTTCAAGGGAGCAATAAGCTTGCGAACCTATTTTGAGCTGACCGAATCCAGAAACTTTGACAAGAAATAAGTGATACCATTTACTATTTAACACATAAATTCTTCCAAGTGTGGTTCGTACTAGCGTCAAACCGATACTAGATAGTCCCCCTTATATGTTCGCCTGCATTGCAATACCACTAGCATCATGCTCGAATAAAAGATCGCATA contains:
- the hprK gene encoding HPr(Ser) kinase/phosphatase, with translation MKTITIEEIVKSFSLEVLSGHDQLHRIIKKSKVRRPGLEFMDKFDFIATEHIQILGKNEVNYLHMLTFEECKLRIANIVQYAPPCIIITSQQEEPLGLIQYCTEEQIPVLRTRDSTSELSAKLDAYVVKAMAPEIAIHGVCVNVSGMGILLRGKSGVGKSETAHTLIGRGHRLVADDVVVLKKLSPQTLLGTHDENSKEFLALRSIGLLNVVRLYGRAAFQDETRIALDIELTKWKENDLNNELEQETKFVEYMDVQIPHIQIQLQPGRDIAGLIEAAANNWYLKQQGYSAVEEFMKRIESDTP
- the abc-f gene encoding ribosomal protection-like ABC-F family protein, which codes for MLIGTLNQVSVAHGETVILDGVSADIPVGACIAVVGANGAGKTTLLTLLSGEISPTSGSINWNSKPPSITYFRQEQDDEGVADWERSETHMYRRKWKVPEHAEYSSASGGERMKMRLSSALAEKSGLILLDEPTNHLDSDSLEELIKIISEGDATYFIVSHDRHFIDRTADFVFEIEYGKLTVYKGNYTEYRMLKDVNLEVQAKHYKEQQRKIAEVEEQISELENWSAKAHAESTKKAGAKEYFRMKAKKRDVQIRSKRKRLEGELEKERIEKPEAEIGVFFDVKGRKKKGNRVLELKDVRKSFGEHELFAGVSFTVQAGERIGLVGPNGAGKSTLFQMILGKEGFQGDVWTTNGMTIGYLSQTAHDFPKDVTMADYFHADTFRERGLIRTHLTNLGFSKKHWDLPLSALSMGERVKVKLMQFILEGTDVLLLDEPTNHLDLPSREELEKTLESFPGTLLFASHDRYFTERIADGVLLFEHGTVRKVSLTYTEWKERKATVLPDKTAEERLRLETELQAVLGKLSMLKLGDKGYADLDKVYCELSSRLREMKRK
- a CDS encoding ammonium transporter codes for the protein MDNLYLLNSVWIMLGAILVIFMQGGFILLEAGSTRMKNAGHIAGKTIFTFGIASLVFWAVGYGFIFGENGNFFIGWSDFFYSGYEVEGSTYSTAVFFVFQLAFAGISLAVAFGGFAERAKLTVYLVFALLFSITVYPVVAHWIWGGGWLAEHGKQDFAGSTVVHLTGAMAALAATILLKPRVGKYNADGSANNLSGHNQVFTALGVLILWVGWFGFNAGSTLGVENGFFGYIALNTSLAAAAGAISALLISWVVFGKSDVPTMLNGTLAGLVAITASCAFVETWASVVIGLIAGILVFYSARFFEKRKIDDPIYVLSVHGVAGVWGTLSTGLFATPELATVGHEGLFYGGGFTQLGVQFMGVTISAAYAFSVSFVILYVMKKVMKELRVTKEQELVGLDLSEHGSYGYPEALFIQEQVDEMDTVSPYGVESPRPLKV